ATGAAATGAGGCCGGCCGACTTGTGCGGGATGGATTTGAAAAGCGGGCGCCAAATCGCCGGCAAAAACAAACCCACTTCCGAATTCAACATGCACCTGGCCATTTACCGCGTCCGGCCGGAAATCACGGCTGTATTTCATACCCATTCACCATGGGCCTCCGGGGTGATCAGCGCTGGGGTGAAAATCAAGCCCATGTTCGCCGAGTTTATCAACGACCTGGGGCGCGTGACAACCATTCCTTATGTTACGCCGACCACCATGGAACTGGCACAGGCCGTTAAAAAAGCCGCCCGGAACCATGACACGATTTTCATGGTGAACCACGGGGTGCTTGCCGTGGGGCAGGTGATGAAGCAGGCTTTTTACCGTTGCCTGGTGGTGGAACACGCCGCCATCTCGCTGGCGGCGGCGGCCATTACGGGACATCCGCGCTTCCTCAGCAAAAAGCAGCAGGCCGACCTGATGAAACTGGACGCCCCGAAACACCGCTTGAAAATGATGCAGGCGTAATCCCGCCTGGCCGCGCATCCGCATTTTTCAATATCAGACTTCCTGATCCGCGTCTCAAAAAACGCGGATCAGGAAGTCTGAATTTTTGTGTAAGCAACTGGGGCGTTTGTCATGTGTCCGACATTTTAATTGACAATTGGCCCGTTCCGTGAAAACATTTAGCGTTTTTGTGTGGAAATTTTATGTTGACACGGCCGCTCCGGCGGAGCAAGGGGGGGGGGCATCAACAGTTCCGCCGGCCAAAGACTTGACGGCCCGCGGGGAGCTTTTCGGCTCCGTCTCTGTCTGGCTCATGATGGCAGGGCGGTATAATTATTCCTGTTGCCTTTCCGTGAAAGAACTTAGCTCCAGCTCGCTGATAAATATGCCGGACGGTTTTCATGCCCATGAATCTTTGGTGGAAATGAAATTTGAAAAATAAGGCACAGCTTTCCACCATGACGCCCATGATGCAGCAGTACCGCCGGATCAAGGCGCAACTGCCGCCGAATACCATTCTTTTTTTCCGGCTGGGCGATTTTTATGAAATGTTCTTTGAGGACGCGGTGGAAGCCTCCGCGATCCTGGATATCGCCCTCACCAAACGCCAGAAAGCGCCGATGTGCGGCGTGCCTTATCACGCCTATGAAAATTATCTCAGCAAGCTGATCCGCGCCGGCAAAAAAGTGGCCGTTTGCGACCAGGTTGAAGACCCCGCCGTTGCGCGGGGCATTGTCCGGCGCGAGGTTACCGGGATCGTCTCGCCCGGCGCGGTGTTGAACGAGCAACTGCTGGATTCATCAAAAAACAATTTCCTGGCCGGGCTTTA
This DNA window, taken from Kiritimatiellia bacterium, encodes the following:
- a CDS encoding class II aldolase/adducin family protein, with amino-acid sequence MADIRGELVNYGKKIARSGLVAGAGGNISARDGKIIWMKPSGFAMDEMRPADLCGMDLKSGRQIAGKNKPTSEFNMHLAIYRVRPEITAVFHTHSPWASGVISAGVKIKPMFAEFINDLGRVTTIPYVTPTTMELAQAVKKAARNHDTIFMVNHGVLAVGQVMKQAFYRCLVVEHAAISLAAAAITGHPRFLSKKQQADLMKLDAPKHRLKMMQA